In a single window of the Octopus sinensis linkage group LG1, ASM634580v1, whole genome shotgun sequence genome:
- the LOC115223181 gene encoding uncharacterized protein LOC115223181 — MKITKMLPQIVIFPAFNVILFVASASIPSQCEIPTSLKVHFESLPRADMGNNFFLPVEFLRAEKILTPLSDGNQTSPESNDSSGNIRESSTSPWYLKTTYNSTLYFPTHTEAVCPCNNCQDSNHNHHCAKIFSKITVLKRTRECVGELCVYKPIVIDVATACVCARKVRFTNKGNEKL, encoded by the coding sequence ATGCTCCCCCAGATTGTAATCTTCCCAGCCTTCAATGTCATCTTGTTCGTCGCCTCGGCGTCAATTCCAAGCCAATGTGAAATACCAACATCTCTGAAAGTTCATTTCGAGAGTCTGCCCAGAGCAGACATgggtaataatttttttctaccaGTGGAATTTCTTCGAGCCGAAAAGATCTTGACCCCACTAAGCGATGGAAATCAAACTAGTCCAGAATCTAATGATTCTTCCGGTAACATACGTGAAAGTTCAACCTCTCCTTGGTACCTGAAAACTACCTATAATTCAACACTTTACTTTCCAACACATACTGAAGCTGTGTGTCCTTGCAATAATTGTCAGGACAGTAACCACAATCATCATTGTGCtaaaattttttctaaaataactGTCCTCAAACGTACACGTGAATGTGTTGGtgaactgtgtgtatataaaccaATTGTAATTGATGTAGCAACAGCTTGTGTATGTGCACGGAAAGTCAGATTCacaaataaaggaaatgaaaaactATGA